A genomic region of Halobacteriovorax sp. JY17 contains the following coding sequences:
- a CDS encoding tRNA-dihydrouridine synthase family protein, with the protein MRKLPFKERSLLFAPMEGVTDEPYRIAIERAFPEWDYLCTDFLRVPTVGAFSSQKLINHYGQKVLRTPELRKKTGFQILTSYRAQTEEMVKQINEIKEIEHLDLNLGCPSKKVNAHKGGAYLLSEMNELREIIQIIRKNFDRTFTVKIRIGYKDTDRFIDSLKLFEDEGVEAITIHGRTRDQLYRGFANWDFIKEAVKTVSIPVIGNGDVWTVHDIDRMFDYCECDSIMLGRGALKTPWLASLYYQYQDRLDDLDDFTLLQERRTYVQNYFDELEREYKKEENINVRILNRFKSFSRYIFDDFENAEQLRSSFLRANSLDHFKDLLYDI; encoded by the coding sequence ATGCGAAAGTTACCATTTAAAGAAAGATCACTTTTATTTGCGCCGATGGAGGGAGTCACTGATGAACCTTACCGTATTGCTATTGAAAGGGCCTTTCCTGAGTGGGATTACCTTTGTACCGACTTTCTCCGCGTCCCAACAGTAGGAGCATTCTCTTCACAGAAGCTCATCAACCACTATGGACAAAAGGTACTACGTACCCCAGAGCTTAGAAAGAAAACTGGATTTCAAATTCTTACCAGCTACCGAGCTCAAACAGAAGAGATGGTTAAACAGATTAACGAGATTAAAGAAATTGAACATCTCGACTTAAACCTTGGATGTCCATCGAAGAAAGTAAATGCCCACAAAGGCGGAGCATACCTTCTAAGTGAGATGAATGAGCTCAGAGAAATCATTCAAATTATAAGAAAGAATTTCGACAGAACATTCACAGTAAAGATAAGAATTGGCTACAAAGATACTGATCGATTTATTGATTCGTTAAAACTCTTTGAAGACGAAGGGGTTGAGGCAATCACAATTCACGGAAGAACAAGAGATCAGCTCTATCGAGGTTTTGCCAATTGGGACTTTATAAAAGAAGCCGTTAAAACTGTTTCTATTCCTGTCATTGGAAACGGGGATGTGTGGACTGTTCACGATATTGATAGAATGTTTGATTACTGTGAGTGCGACTCCATTATGCTTGGTCGAGGAGCCTTGAAAACACCATGGTTGGCCTCACTCTATTACCAATACCAAGATAGACTTGACGATCTAGACGACTTCACTCTCCTTCAAGAAAGAAGAACCTACGTTCAAAATTATTTTGATGAATTAGAGAGAGAATATAAGAAAGAAGAAAATATTAACGTTCGAATCTTGAATAGGTTCAAATCTTTTTCTAGATATATTTTTGACGACTTTGAAAATGCTGAACAGCTTAGATCAAGTTTCTTAAGAGCAAACTCTCTCGATCACTTTAAAGACCTTCTCTACGATATTTAA
- a CDS encoding NUDIX domain-containing protein, with amino-acid sequence MVTPVAIVILIRNINENSCSFWMQERHEDGPLNGLLEFPGGKIEDGEIPKQAAIREFLEESSTELTNVILFKIKSFDYRDRSVCLFTHFASGEGLSPSNGEWFEFSFSEKSSPYKGRLPEVNYEIIDDLLNYIRKHKDADMLENIWEQK; translated from the coding sequence ATGGTCACTCCCGTAGCAATAGTTATTCTCATAAGAAATATCAATGAAAATTCTTGTAGTTTTTGGATGCAGGAGAGGCATGAAGATGGGCCACTTAATGGGCTACTTGAATTTCCTGGTGGAAAGATTGAAGACGGAGAAATTCCTAAGCAAGCGGCTATTCGTGAGTTCCTGGAAGAATCCAGCACTGAACTTACAAATGTAATTCTCTTTAAAATTAAGAGTTTTGATTATAGAGATCGAAGTGTTTGTCTTTTTACTCACTTTGCAAGTGGAGAAGGACTAAGCCCTTCAAATGGCGAATGGTTTGAATTCTCTTTTAGTGAAAAGTCTTCGCCTTATAAAGGAAGACTTCCTGAAGTGAATTATGAAATAATAGACGACCTATTAAATTATATAAGAAAGCACAAAGATGCAGATATGTTGGAGAATATATGGGAGCAGAAATAG